From the genome of Populus trichocarpa isolate Nisqually-1 chromosome 15, P.trichocarpa_v4.1, whole genome shotgun sequence, one region includes:
- the LOC7464474 gene encoding NAC domain-containing protein 86 produces the protein MQNSPSRLPPGYKFLPTDEELIGFYLDRKVNGGLPAEYASLFKDYNIYGEEEPWEIFDRFEGHKSGDNGLYFFTTLSKKTVNCTKNKNRKVGKNGGTWHGDGGEEVSTREGAVIGMKNRFRYKNKRQPNHDGWIMLQYGSELISENIVISQLKTKESKKRKLMDLSEIVGVAEDEDIIQISQRFKNLPVINSEPTRSQDQQPHQIIQNQETWLEAATAPVQNMEPELSAIVNRGAKLSQDQELQQIAENVDTWLQAGVDSWEDDAGCATEDSFTNIDPAAQVEPGQVNFTKEPTVTENLETELEAGIVRKEDGVVEDEDIFHDLTDIVSNELAFQVGPDQQLDFIQESTISENQQMALASFNNDHAKETISDKLDDIEMADYLESIFNGYHISQIIQDLDQFMPSLDDSPAEESGDGA, from the coding sequence ATGCAAAACAGCCCTTCTCGCCTTCCTCCTGGATACAAATTCCTCCCCACTGATGAAGAATTGATCGGCTTTTATCTAGACAGGAAAGTCAATGGAGGTTTGCCTGCCGAATATGCTAGCTTGTTCAAGGACTACAATATTTATGGCGAAGAAGAACCCTGGGAGATCTTCGACAGGTTTGAAGGTCACAAGTCAGGTGATAATGGCCTCTACTTTTTTACAACACTAAGTAAGAAAACGGTCAATTGTACTAAAAACAAGAACAGAAAGGTTGGTAAGAATGGCGGCACATGGCATGGTGACGGCGGAGAAGAAGTGAGTACTAGGGAAGGAGCTGTTATAGGAATGAAAAACAGATTCCGTTACAAGAACAAGCGACAACCGAACCATGATGGTTGGATAATGCTGCAGTATGGTTCAGAATTGATTTCTGAAAATATTGTGATCTCTCAACTCAAGACAAAGGAATCGAAGAAAAGGAAGTTGATGGACCTTTCAGAAATTGTTGGAGTTGCTGAAGATGAGGATATAATCCAGATTAGCCAAAGATTTAAAAATCTTCCAGTAATCAACTCAGAACCTACAAGGTCACAAGATCAACAACCCCACCAGATTATCCAGAATCAGGAGACGTGGCTTGAGGCAGCAACGGCTCCAGTTCAGAACATGGAGCCTGAGTTATCGGCAATCGTCAACCGGGGAGCTAAACTGTCACAAGATCAAGAACTGCAGCAGATTGCTGAAAATGTGGATACGTGGCTTCAGGCGGGTGTTGATTCATGGGAGGATGATGCGGGTTGCGCCACTGAAGATTCTTTCACCAACATTGATCCTGCAGCGCAAGTGGAGCCTGGCCAAGTAAACTTCACTAAAGAACCAACTGTTACTGAAAATCTGGAGACAGAGCTTGAGGCAGGAATTGTTCGAAAAGAGGATGGTGTTGTTGAAGATGaagatatttttcatgatttgacAGATATTGTCAGCAATGAACTTGCCTTTCAAGTGGGGCCTGATCAGCAATTAGACTTCATTCAAGAATCAACTATTAGCGAAAATCAACAGATGGCGCTTGCAAGTTTCAATAATGATCACGCGAAAGAAACTATTTCAGATAAGCTGGACGATATTGAGATGGCGGATTACTTAGAATCTATCTTCAATGGTTATCATATCAGCCAGATCATTCAGGATCTCGACCAGTTTATGCCGAGTCTCGACGACAGTCCAGCTGAAGAATCAGGAGACGGGGCTTGA